The DNA region GGTAAATGGCTGAGTGATCAATCAGCTTCAAGCTCTCTTTGGCCCTTTCGTGTCGAATACCATGGTATAAAGTTGACGCCAAAAACATGGCGATTAAGGTCGCTCCATAGATGGCAACGCTGGTTATTGCCATGGCACCGTCAGCGCGTAATATTAGAAATACAAGACCGGCGATAGCCACAAGAAATCCAACACCATGAGAAAGCACGTTCAGTAACTCTTCTCGACGAGAGTATTCTGCTTGACGGCTTGAAACGCTGGTAAGCTCATTATCAAGCTGATTAGTCATAACTTATGACCTCTAAATAAAATAATTTGCAGACCCTTACAGACTAACTTTTTAGCGAACACTTGTACACTGAAAATCTTAATAATCTTGCGGTTTTGTGATGAATACCCTTAGATTCCATTTTACTTAGTCTGATTGATCACAAATCGATGTTCACTGACGCTAACCGACTGCAAATATTTCAGAAAAGTCGTTAAACCCTTTAAATTCTAGGGCATTACTTGACGGGTCGAGCAGAAATAAAGTGCCTTGCTCTCCTGGCTGGCCAGCGAAACGTATATAAGGCTCAATGACAAATTCAACCTTTTCGGCGGTTAAATGGTCGGCTAATTGACGCCATTCAGACATGGTTAGTATCACGCCAAAGTGAGGAACCGGTACAGAATGACCGTCTACAGGGTTGTGCGCCAGTCCTCCCGCCATATCATTCGACACTTGATGCAAGACCAACTGATGGCCGTATAAATTCAGATCAACCCAATGATCGGAACGGCGACCGAGCGACACTGGAAATAATCGCTGATAAAAATCAAGAGATTCCTTTAAATTTAAAACCGGAATAGCCAAGTGAAAAGGACGAACTGACTGAGAATTAGCTGAATCTTGTGACATAGGGAGCCTTGTAAATGTGGAGTTCAAAGAACATACAGTTAAATATTCCGAGGGAGAAACGACACTGCCTTATCAATTCAAATCTTACTCTAACCCGATTAAAGGACTCAATACTTAACAATAACTTGCTCTTTTCAGAGGATGAAAATAAAAAACTGGAGCGAATGTGGAAGACTTTCGGTGACCTTACTTTATTAGAGCTACCCCTTTATTAGAATCATAACTTCTATTGCCACCCATCATTTTATTGCATTTGCAATATATTTGATTCACAATAAAAACCCATTAAACATTGAAAATGACCTCTCTCTTTTAGGAGTCCACTATGCCACTCGTCACTCCCCTAGCGGCCGATCATGATCATGACGTTGCTGAACTCGCTAAGTTTTTTAATGAAACCCTCGGCTTCTGTCCGAACAGTGTGCTCACCATGCAAAGACGGCCCGCCATTGCCCGTGCATTTATTCAATTGAACAAGGCAGTCATGGAAAATCAAGGACGTGTAACCAGTGAGCAAAAGCGGCTAATTGGATACTTAACCTCAGCCAATACGGGCTGTCGTTATTGCGAAGCTCACACTATCTTAGCGGCTCAGAGATATGGCGGAAGCGATGAGCGCTTGCAGAATATCTGGAATTTTCGCGACAGCGACCTGTACAGCGCAGCAGAAAAGGCCGCATTTGAATTTGCCCTGGCCGCTTCCGCCGTCCCTAACGCGGTCGACGAGGCGATTCAAACTTCGCTGCATCAGCATTGGGATGAAGGTGAGATTGTTGAAATTCTTGGCGTAATCGCACTGTTTGGGTATCTTAATCGCTGGAATGACAGCATGGGCACGACGATGGAAGATGGCGCAGTCGCCGCGGGAGAAGCATTATTAAGTCATTCTGGCTGGGAGCGCGGTAAGCATCAATAAGTCATCTCAATTAAAAATAATCTGTTAAGTATCGCCAAAAGTACGGCAGTTTTGCATCCTTGTTAACGTTATATTCAGCAAAATCGCTTACCATAGAGCCCTCATTGGACATCAAAGGAATGTTTAATTATGAAACATACATCAATTATTAAAACGCTTGGACTATCAATTGCTGCCTGTGGTTTGGCTGTTGCTTCCGCTGCTGAGTTACCGATCAATCCTGGTTTATGGGAAACCACGACAACGGGAACCAACCCAATGACCGGCAAGAATGAAACCAAAACCGAAACCGAATGTGTCAAAGAACGCTCGATCAGTACTGCTGAGTTTATGCAAGATGAAAAATCATGCAAAGCCACCAAAGATGAAGTGAGTGGGAACACATTAAGCTTTGCCATTCAATGTACTGTGCAAGGTGTTGCTACCGAGATGTCGGGAAGCATCACTGCGGATGACAATTCCAGTACCGGTAATATGAATATTGCGATGACCATGGGCGGACAAACTCGCAACATGGATATGAAGTGGACGGCTAAACGTCTTGGTAGTTGTGACGAATAGTAGTTGTGACAAGTAATTCTCGATAGCGAAAACTTAAACAACTCAACGTTTCCGTTTTCCAAACTTATCACTTTTCGCGCCCAAAGAGAGATCGGTTCGATCTCTCTTTTTTATGCCAGTAATAATATCAACATCCACCAGCACTCTTCGTTCTAAAAATGCGGTTAAGCCAAACAAAATACGTTAGACTTAATACAACTTTGCCCAATTGGTAAGCAATGTTGAAACTTAATCTTCATCGTCGTATTACTTTAGTCCTCCAGCTTATTTTATTAGTTGAAGTGGTGATTGCTCTCTATACCCAGCAATGGATGACCGCCACCATTACTTGCGGCATTATTCTAGTCACCCTCAGTCCTTTCTTTTTACGCAAAGTTTGGGGCGTCTACATTCCACCAGAGTTTGCGCTATTAACGATCAGTTTTGTGTTTGCTTCTTTATTTTTAGGCGAAGTTCATGATTACTACGCTCGATTTTGGTGGTGGGACATCGCACTGCATTCTTGCTCGGGTGCACTACTGGGCATCATTGGCTTTCTTCTTGTTTACCTATTGAATGAAACCAAAAATATCGGCGTCAATATGAAAGCTGGATTTGTCGCCTTCTTTGCATTTTTGTTCGCCATTGGCGTCGGCGCACTCTGGGAAATTTTCGAGTTCACAATGGATAGCCTTTTCGGAATGACGATGCAAAAACCCATGCTCAATGATCCCTCAGGCCTTACCGATACTATGTGGGATTTAATTGTCGATACCTTAGGGGCATTATTCATCAGCATTTTAGGCTATGGCTATTTAAAAACAGCTCAGAAAAAATCTTTTCTTGAACGTTGGATCCACGCTTTTATTGTTAACAACCCTCGCTTGTTTAAAAACTCATAAATCAATATTCCATAGTGCGATTGTAAAACCGCTTTAATATGAAGTGGAATCCTCGAATTTCTTATCGTTTCGTTCAAGTTAATGTCTAGTGACTAGTGCACGTATCTCTTTTCGATGATTATTTTGTAACTTTGTCCATCAGAGTGTTATTCGCATCACAAAATAACCAGAAAGCGCTGTTGCTTGATTAAATATTGCGCTACATCTTTTTTCCAAAATCTTAATTCGATATAAAAATCAGGTTTATTGAAAAATATAGCATTCATAAATATGTCATCGCGACGTCATGTCTGGCGCCTAATTTAACGAAGCAAAAATTTTTTAATAATAAAATGCAGGACCAAGTTATCCCAATAAAAGATAACCATCGAACCAAGATCCATTACTAACTCCGTTCCTTATTACCAACAAAGGATGATTGACTATGAACGGCTTTACCTTTAAAAAAATATTCATACTAATTCCAGTTTATCTAATCACTTCTCTCTCTACTACATTGACTTACGCGGCACCACCCAGTGGTTACTACGATAACATTAATGTTTCCTCTGGCCAGAGCTTACATGATTCGTTGCACGCCATTATTGACGATCATCAACGGTACCCTTACTCATCTAGTGTTACCGACACTTGGGATATCCTAGAACAAGCGGATCAAGACCCTAGTAACTCGAGTCGTGTGATTGCTATTTACGAGAATGCCTCATACGCCAAGCAAGGTGGTGGCAACTCTTACTACAACCGTGAACACAGCTGGCCCAAGTCTTACGGCTTTCCGGATGATCATCCTGGCAATTATCCCTACACCGACACACACCATTTATTTATTTCAAACATTGATTACAATTCAGCGCGAGCTAACAAGCCTTTTGCAAATTGTGCGAGCAGTTGCGAAGCATGGCCAACGCAGGCGAATAATGGAAGTGGCGGGAGCCCAAGCGAACAAAACTTAACGTCAGGCGATTTCACTCAAGGAAAATGGCAAGCTTGGTCAGGTCGACGCGGAGATGTAGCACGGGCGTTGATGTATATGGCGGTTCGATATGATGGAGGGACTCATGGTCAAACTGGCCATAGTGAACCTGATTTGCGACTGACGGATGACTTATCTTTAATTGCCTCATCATCCACTGGCAGCAACTTAAGCGTGGCCTACATGGGTTTGAAGAGTATATTGCTGCAATGGCATCAACAAGATCCGGTTGACGACCAAGAGCGTCAACGTAACGATGTGATTTATAGTTTTCAAGGCAATCGAAATCCCTTTGTTGATCACCCGGAATTTGCCACCTGTGTTTTCAACAACCAATGTGATCATCTAGGTGGAGGATCTGAACCACCGTCACCAATACAAAGTATCTGGATTAATGAGATTCACTATGACAATTCGGGTAGCGATAGTAACGAAGCGATTGAAGTTGCAGGAACGGCAGGAACCAATTTATCAGGATGGGCATTGGTTGCCTACAACGGTAATGGTGGAAAGCAATACAAGACCATTAATCTAGGTGGAAGCATTCCTAATCAAAGCAATGGCTATGGAACCTTAAGTTTTCTTGCTAGCGGACTGCAAAACGGTAGCCCTGATGGCATTGCACTCGTTAATAACTCAGGACAGGTGATTCAATTTTTAAGTTATGAAGGTAGCTTTGTTGCAACCGACGGACCAGCGAACGGTGAAACGTCAGTGCAATTACCGGTTAGTGAAACCAGCAGTACGCCAACTGGTTACTCATTGCAATTGACTGGAAGTGGTCAGAGTTACCAAGACTTTACTTGGCAATCGCCCTCCTTCGCTTCTTTCGGTAATGTAAATTCACAACAACAATTTACCGGCAGCACGCCACCAACAACCCCTCCATTGGTTTACCAAGATACCAATGTCTACCCGCTTCCTGATCGAGTGATCTTGTACACCGATTTAGACGTTCAGCTCAACCAAGCGAGTGGTCAGGTGACGGTTGCAGTTGATATCGATCACACTTATCGTGGCGATATCAGCTTGCAACTAACCTCACCGGGTGGAGAAATCTTTACGCTCAAAAGTAACAACGGCCAAGATGGCGCGCAAAATATCAACGCCACTTACTCCGTTACTTATAACTCAAGCAGTCAGGGCATTTGGACGTTAAGAGTTATTGACCATTACAATGGTGACAGCGGACAACTTAACCAATGGTCACTTTCATTCTAATCGTGCCGACTTAATTACAAGCAGTACGACTGAACATGACACAGCGACAGTGGCAGCAGCAATGCTGCCATTTTGATTAATCTGAACTTTTCAATTGAACGACTTTAAATTCTTCAACCAGTTGGCTAACTCTCACCAGCGAAAAATCTCTAATCGAAATTTTCAAATTAAATCCTGTTGACTCCACTATTGTAAAGATCATTGAAAAGCAATATATTAGGTGAAGCTTATCCACAACACTCTAAAGTATGGACAGCTTTATCTCTGAGTGTGGTTAGCTTTGACATAAGGAATTGATGATATTTAAATAATTGGTCTCCAAAATATTTCGAATGACCTTTCTAGCAGACGTACTTATAGCAAACTTATAAATAAAAGACATGCACAGGTGATTTTACAATCTCTAGAATTTATTAACGTGTAATAAATCAACTAAACACTCGCCCTCATTATGCGTAGCGACTTTCTTATTTCGCGCGCGGTGAACTGCTTCTGAACATTAACTAACGATTTTTGAGTACTTAAGTCTTGAAGGACCAATGACTTGAGCAACTTAAAATAGGTTTTACATAGCGCCCTCTCATATCAGGCAATGTGTAAAAAACGCCGTTGTTATTTTGCTCCTAAGGTTTAAGGACAGTTTATCAACAGCCAACTAACTAAACGTCAATGCCTACCTTTGAGTTTAGTTTCTATTATTAATAAAGGAGATATACAAATGAAAAACTTAAAAAAATTATTATTTACATCAGCGTCCGCTTTCTTTTTTACCTTGGGCGGCAGTGTAGCCGTTGCAGATACCACTTCTAGTGTATGCACTCGAACTCACTGTACCCACTGCATTAATAACTTTTGTGTTTCTTGCGACTTAAATACAGGCAGTTGCCGACCAGTTGCTCGAAAAGAAGCATCACAATAAAATAAGAAGGGAAGGCAGCTTATGCCTTCCCCACTAAGAAAAGGAATATTTCAATGACGTTCATTATTCGAATCAGTTTAATCATAAGTCTTAGCCTAGTGAATGCCATGACTTTCGCGGCAGAAATAAAAACTTGGCAGGCGCCAATCAGTAAACTCGCGCTGATTGCTCAAGAAATCAGCGATGATCCAATAACGCCTGTTGTACTCACCAATCGAGGCAAAGAACTCTACATTGTTGATACGCCTGAAGGAGCACCTTTACAACTTAAAGCAGACGTTAAAAGCTTAAAGAATCAGAACAGCAGCAGTATAGATTCTGTCTTAGCGTTACTCGGATTGACTAACCAAGCAATGCAAGAAGTCAGTCGTAGCCTTAAAGACAAACAAGTCATTATAGCGATTGAGTACAGAAGCCCGGGTTGTACTGAATGCGACAAAAGACTTGAGCAACTCAAGAACCTAAGTGATGACTTCTATGTCATAGTTTATAATATTAGCGCTCAAGCCAAGTCAACTGAACCAGTGAACCATACGGTTGAGTAACCATAAAGAATCGCTCAAAGGAGTCAGTATAAATGACTAAAACACTTTTGCTTTCTGGAGCATTGATTATTTCGGTTGGTACGAATATTTATTTAAGCCTTAGCGACGAGCATTCTCAAAAAATGTCCACAATGGCTCAAGAAATAGAAATATTGAGTGAGAATAATGCTCGGCTTTCTAATCGCTTAACATCACTGAATGAGCACTATGCCACCCTGGCATCTCAGATTAATCGTTTAACAACCGACGCCGTTCAGACAGTCACAAGCTCTGATGTACAGGTGAAGCCGTCTGATGTTGCATCAGACATTCAAGCAAGCCTAGAAGTAGAGAATGAATCCAGTGAAGAAAGTCACAGCACAACGAACGAAAACAGTGATTTTATGGAGCAGTTTGCGCAGAAAAAAATGGAAGACGCCAATTACGACCCAACCCAGTCTATTGGCGAGCAGTTTGACAATCAGAGTATTGATTTTCAGTGGGCGTCTTCTTATGAGCAAAATCTAAATGAACTATTTCAAACTAATGAAGCTCTCGCGAACATGCCGCTAAAGGGTGT from Pleionea litopenaei includes:
- a CDS encoding endonuclease, which gives rise to MNGFTFKKIFILIPVYLITSLSTTLTYAAPPSGYYDNINVSSGQSLHDSLHAIIDDHQRYPYSSSVTDTWDILEQADQDPSNSSRVIAIYENASYAKQGGGNSYYNREHSWPKSYGFPDDHPGNYPYTDTHHLFISNIDYNSARANKPFANCASSCEAWPTQANNGSGGSPSEQNLTSGDFTQGKWQAWSGRRGDVARALMYMAVRYDGGTHGQTGHSEPDLRLTDDLSLIASSSTGSNLSVAYMGLKSILLQWHQQDPVDDQERQRNDVIYSFQGNRNPFVDHPEFATCVFNNQCDHLGGGSEPPSPIQSIWINEIHYDNSGSDSNEAIEVAGTAGTNLSGWALVAYNGNGGKQYKTINLGGSIPNQSNGYGTLSFLASGLQNGSPDGIALVNNSGQVIQFLSYEGSFVATDGPANGETSVQLPVSETSSTPTGYSLQLTGSGQSYQDFTWQSPSFASFGNVNSQQQFTGSTPPTTPPLVYQDTNVYPLPDRVILYTDLDVQLNQASGQVTVAVDIDHTYRGDISLQLTSPGGEIFTLKSNNGQDGAQNINATYSVTYNSSSQGIWTLRVIDHYNGDSGQLNQWSLSF
- a CDS encoding DUF3617 domain-containing protein gives rise to the protein MKHTSIIKTLGLSIAACGLAVASAAELPINPGLWETTTTGTNPMTGKNETKTETECVKERSISTAEFMQDEKSCKATKDEVSGNTLSFAIQCTVQGVATEMSGSITADDNSSTGNMNIAMTMGGQTRNMDMKWTAKRLGSCDE
- a CDS encoding VOC family protein; its protein translation is MSQDSANSQSVRPFHLAIPVLNLKESLDFYQRLFPVSLGRRSDHWVDLNLYGHQLVLHQVSNDMAGGLAHNPVDGHSVPVPHFGVILTMSEWRQLADHLTAEKVEFVIEPYIRFAGQPGEQGTLFLLDPSSNALEFKGFNDFSEIFAVG
- a CDS encoding carboxymuconolactone decarboxylase family protein produces the protein MPLVTPLAADHDHDVAELAKFFNETLGFCPNSVLTMQRRPAIARAFIQLNKAVMENQGRVTSEQKRLIGYLTSANTGCRYCEAHTILAAQRYGGSDERLQNIWNFRDSDLYSAAEKAAFEFALAASAVPNAVDEAIQTSLHQHWDEGEIVEILGVIALFGYLNRWNDSMGTTMEDGAVAAGEALLSHSGWERGKHQ